From the Rhodospirillales bacterium genome, one window contains:
- a CDS encoding gamma carbonic anhydrase family protein, which produces MIIPYKGFTPSISSDGFVAPGVFVSGNVTILDEVAILPGCVLRGDVSPIHVGRRTNIQDCTVVHVSSKDGPVWIGDEVTIGHHCLIHACTLEDRSFIGMRATVMDHAVVETGAMVAAGALVTPGKRVPSGELWAGCPARKMRDLSTEEIDGFMSTVDRYVDHGKAYREALGTL; this is translated from the coding sequence ATTATCATTCCATACAAAGGTTTTACACCATCTATCTCAAGTGATGGTTTCGTTGCGCCGGGCGTGTTTGTTTCCGGAAACGTCACGATCCTCGACGAGGTGGCGATCCTTCCCGGCTGTGTCCTGCGTGGCGATGTGAGCCCGATTCACGTCGGGCGTCGGACCAATATTCAGGACTGCACGGTGGTCCACGTCTCTAGCAAGGACGGGCCGGTCTGGATCGGCGATGAGGTCACGATCGGGCATCACTGTCTGATCCATGCCTGCACGCTTGAGGACCGCAGTTTCATCGGCATGCGGGCGACGGTGATGGACCATGCCGTTGTCGAGACGGGGGCCATGGTCGCCGCTGGTGCCCTCGTGACACCGGGCAAGCGGGTGCCGTCGGGCGAGCTCTGGGCCGGCTGCCCGGCCAGGAAGATGCGCGACCTGAGCACCGAGGAAATCGACGGGTTCATGTCGACGGTCGATCGTTACGTCGATCACGGCAAGGCGTACCGGGAGGCGCTCGGCACCCTGTGA
- a CDS encoding N-acetyl-gamma-glutamyl-phosphate reductase, producing the protein MNPNEKLRVAVLGASGYTGAELLRFAVEHDGIEIAALTADRRAGEPVGAVYPHLAHIALPDMVAIDDVDWSGIDAVFCCLPHGTTQEVISGLPEHVKVVDLSADFRLYDTAVYASWYGGEHRAPELQKTAVYGLTEIRRDAVRDARLVANPGCYTTAAELPLIPCLEEGLIGTDGIIIDAKSGVSGAGRSPKEGNLHTEVSEGIHAYGIASHRHTPEIDQELSEAAGEPIQVTFTPHLMPMNRGILATTYVTMKDGATADDLRGALARRYEGEPFTRLVPQGQAPATRHVRGSNLCLIGVFADRVPGRAILVSALDNLVKGASGQALQNMNVMAGFEETKGLSRVAVFP; encoded by the coding sequence ATGAACCCCAATGAGAAGCTCAGGGTCGCGGTGCTGGGTGCCAGCGGCTACACGGGTGCCGAACTGCTCAGGTTCGCGGTCGAGCACGACGGCATCGAGATCGCGGCGCTGACCGCCGACCGCCGTGCGGGTGAGCCCGTGGGTGCTGTCTATCCCCATCTCGCACATATCGCCCTGCCGGACATGGTGGCGATCGACGATGTCGATTGGTCCGGCATCGATGCCGTGTTCTGCTGCCTGCCGCACGGGACGACCCAGGAGGTCATCAGCGGCCTGCCCGAGCACGTGAAGGTCGTCGATCTCTCAGCCGACTTCCGGCTTTATGACACCGCCGTTTATGCCAGCTGGTACGGCGGCGAGCATCGGGCACCGGAGCTCCAGAAGACGGCGGTCTACGGCCTCACGGAGATCCGGCGCGACGCGGTCAGGGATGCGCGGCTGGTCGCCAATCCGGGCTGCTACACGACGGCCGCCGAATTGCCTCTGATCCCCTGCCTTGAGGAAGGCCTGATCGGGACCGACGGGATCATCATTGACGCCAAGTCGGGCGTCAGCGGTGCCGGACGGTCGCCGAAAGAGGGAAATCTCCACACCGAGGTGAGCGAGGGCATCCATGCCTATGGTATCGCCAGCCACCGCCACACGCCGGAGATCGACCAGGAGCTTTCGGAAGCCGCGGGCGAGCCGATTCAGGTGACGTTCACGCCGCACCTGATGCCGATGAACCGCGGCATCCTCGCGACGACCTACGTGACGATGAAGGATGGCGCGACCGCCGACGACCTGCGCGGCGCGCTCGCCCGCCGCTACGAGGGCGAACCCTTCACCAGGCTGGTGCCCCAGGGGCAGGCGCCCGCGACACGCCATGTGCGCGGTTCGAACCTTTGCCTGATCGGTGTCTTTGCGGACCGGGTTCCGGGACGCGCCATCCTGGTCTCCGCGCTCGACAACCTGGTCAAGGGCGCGTCGGGACAGGCGCTGCAGAACATGAACGTGATGGCTGGCTTCGAGGAGACCAAGGGTCTTTCGCGCGTTGCCGTCTTTCCTTGA
- a CDS encoding AarF/ABC1/UbiB kinase family protein: protein MAAGRFLGVPTDQGDMAADLRVALGGLKGPLMKVAQLLATIPDVLPSDYAAELAQLQSNAPAMGWPFVKRRMSSELGRDWQKKFGSFDREAAAAASLGQVHRATSTGGAPLACKLQYPDMQSAVEADLSQLKLIFSIYRRYDKAIDPSGIHEEIAERLREELDYDREARHQRLYAEMLKKQPRVDVAPIVPELSTKRLLTMGWLDGEPLMTARERPLEERNELAMSMFHAWYEPFYGFGVIHGDPHLGNYKVRPDMGVNLLDFGCIRVFVPKFVTGVIDLYHALQNDDRDLAVHAYETWGFTGLSNEVIDTLHLWAEFVYAPLLEDKARAIQNEGTMYGARVASQVHGRLREFGGVTVPREFVFMDRAAIGLGSVFLHLEAEVNWHRIFHDLIEGYDEAKLAKRQKAALKTADLQVPA from the coding sequence ATGGCGGCGGGCCGCTTCCTGGGCGTGCCGACCGACCAGGGCGACATGGCTGCCGACCTTCGCGTTGCGCTGGGCGGCCTCAAGGGGCCTCTGATGAAGGTGGCGCAGCTCCTCGCCACGATCCCTGACGTCCTGCCGTCGGACTATGCGGCGGAACTTGCGCAACTGCAGTCCAACGCGCCGGCGATGGGCTGGCCCTTCGTGAAGCGGCGCATGTCGAGTGAGCTGGGTCGGGACTGGCAGAAGAAGTTCGGATCGTTCGACCGCGAGGCTGCCGCGGCGGCGTCGCTCGGCCAGGTTCACCGTGCGACCTCGACCGGTGGCGCGCCGCTCGCCTGCAAGCTGCAGTACCCGGACATGCAGTCGGCGGTGGAGGCCGACCTCTCCCAGCTCAAGCTGATCTTTTCGATCTATCGCCGTTACGACAAGGCGATCGACCCGAGCGGCATCCACGAGGAGATCGCCGAGCGACTCCGCGAGGAGCTCGACTACGACCGCGAGGCCCGCCACCAACGACTCTACGCCGAGATGCTGAAGAAGCAGCCGCGGGTTGACGTTGCCCCGATCGTACCGGAGCTGTCGACCAAGCGGCTTCTGACCATGGGCTGGCTCGACGGCGAACCGCTGATGACAGCCAGGGAGCGCCCGCTTGAGGAACGCAACGAACTCGCGATGTCGATGTTTCACGCCTGGTACGAGCCTTTCTACGGCTTCGGTGTCATCCATGGCGATCCGCATCTCGGCAACTACAAGGTTCGGCCCGACATGGGCGTGAACCTGCTCGATTTCGGCTGCATTCGTGTCTTTGTACCCAAGTTCGTCACCGGAGTGATCGATCTTTACCACGCGCTGCAGAACGACGACCGCGACCTTGCCGTTCACGCTTACGAAACTTGGGGCTTCACCGGTCTCTCGAACGAGGTGATCGACACGCTCCACCTCTGGGCCGAGTTCGTCTACGCGCCGCTCCTGGAAGACAAGGCGCGCGCCATCCAGAACGAGGGTACCATGTACGGTGCCCGGGTCGCCTCCCAGGTGCACGGTCGCCTGCGCGAATTCGGCGGTGTCACGGTGCCGCGCGAGTTCGTCTTCATGGACCGGGCCGCCATCGGCCTCGGGAGTGTCTTTCTTCACCTTGAAGCCGAGGTGAACTGGCACCGCATCTTCCATGACCTGATAGAGGGCTACGACGAGGCGAAGCTGGCGAAGCGCCAGAAGGCGGCACTCAAGACGGCGGACCTGCAGGTCCCGGCCTGA
- a CDS encoding M3 family oligoendopeptidase: MSEAATLGDLPEWDLSVFYDGSDDPRIDADMVRLTDESGAFERAFKGRLADLGATEFATAIRRYEAIEDGLGRVGSYAQLHFAGNQSDPERAQFYQGVVERLNDITGRLIFFTLEINRIDDDAMERLLTDKGVARYRPWLENVRSFRPHQLSDEAEEMLHELSVVQTQAWIRLFDQTIAGLRFEIDGETMTEAQALDLLSSTDGTKRRAAALELGRVFRNNEQLFAHITNTLAKSKAIDDGWRSFVHPMSSRNLANQVEDKVVEALIEAVREAYPRLSHRYYRMKARWFEQDQLPWWDRNAPLPNDDDREIPWSDARSLVLDAYGDFAPKMAEIADVFFEKNWIDAPVREGKAGGAFSHPTVPSAHPFVLLNYQGKVRDVMTLAHELGHGVHQVLAAGQGPLLADTPLTLAETASVFGEQLAFRRMLDGEDDEGRRRTILAGKVEDMLNTVVRQIAFCEFERRVHNARRDGELTPEQIGDLWMGVQTESLGDAFTFDDDYRIFWCYIPHFIHSPFYVYAYAFGDCLVNALYAHYREAEEGFQDRFLDMLQAGGTKRHKELLAPFGLDASDPAFWSKGLGVIEGFIDELEAAGG; this comes from the coding sequence ATGTCTGAAGCCGCCACGCTGGGCGATCTGCCCGAATGGGATCTTTCCGTCTTCTACGACGGATCCGACGATCCCCGGATCGATGCGGACATGGTGCGGTTGACCGACGAATCTGGAGCCTTCGAACGCGCGTTCAAGGGCCGCCTGGCCGATCTGGGGGCGACGGAGTTCGCCACTGCAATCCGCCGTTATGAAGCGATCGAAGACGGTCTCGGGCGTGTGGGTAGCTACGCCCAGCTCCACTTCGCGGGCAACCAGTCGGACCCCGAACGGGCGCAGTTCTACCAGGGTGTCGTCGAACGGCTGAACGATATCACCGGGCGTCTGATCTTCTTCACGCTCGAGATCAACCGGATCGACGACGACGCCATGGAACGGCTGCTGACCGACAAGGGTGTGGCGCGCTACAGGCCGTGGCTTGAAAACGTCCGCTCGTTCCGTCCGCATCAGCTCTCCGATGAGGCCGAGGAGATGCTTCACGAGCTCTCGGTCGTTCAGACTCAGGCCTGGATACGCCTGTTCGACCAGACCATCGCCGGTCTGCGCTTCGAGATCGATGGCGAGACCATGACCGAAGCCCAGGCTCTTGATCTTCTGTCGTCGACCGATGGCACCAAGCGCAGGGCCGCTGCGCTGGAACTGGGCAGGGTGTTCAGGAACAACGAACAGCTTTTTGCCCATATCACCAACACGCTCGCGAAGTCGAAGGCGATCGACGACGGCTGGCGTTCCTTCGTCCACCCGATGTCCTCACGAAACCTGGCCAATCAGGTCGAGGACAAGGTGGTCGAAGCCCTGATCGAGGCGGTGCGCGAGGCCTACCCACGGCTATCCCACCGCTACTACCGCATGAAGGCGCGCTGGTTCGAACAGGATCAGCTCCCGTGGTGGGACCGCAACGCGCCGCTGCCCAATGACGACGATCGCGAGATCCCCTGGTCCGATGCGCGCTCGCTCGTGCTTGACGCCTACGGCGACTTCGCGCCGAAGATGGCCGAGATCGCCGATGTATTCTTCGAGAAGAACTGGATCGACGCTCCGGTGCGCGAGGGCAAAGCCGGTGGTGCCTTCTCGCATCCCACAGTGCCGTCGGCCCATCCGTTCGTGCTGCTCAACTACCAGGGCAAGGTGCGGGACGTGATGACGCTGGCCCACGAACTTGGCCACGGTGTCCATCAGGTGCTGGCGGCCGGGCAGGGTCCTCTGCTGGCCGATACACCGCTGACGCTTGCCGAAACGGCCTCGGTCTTCGGCGAGCAGCTTGCCTTCCGCCGCATGCTCGACGGGGAGGACGACGAGGGCCGTCGTCGGACCATCCTCGCCGGCAAGGTCGAGGACATGCTCAACACCGTGGTACGGCAGATTGCCTTCTGCGAGTTCGAGCGGCGCGTACACAACGCTCGCAGGGACGGCGAGTTGACGCCCGAACAGATCGGCGATCTGTGGATGGGCGTACAAACCGAGAGTCTCGGCGACGCCTTCACCTTCGACGACGACTACAGGATTTTCTGGTGCTACATCCCGCACTTCATTCACTCGCCGTTCTACGTCTACGCCTACGCTTTCGGCGACTGTCTGGTGAACGCGCTCTATGCGCACTACCGGGAGGCGGAGGAGGGCTTCCAGGATCGTTTCCTGGACATGCTCCAGGCCGGCGGCACAAAGCGTCACAAGGAACTCCTGGCACCCTTCGGTCTCGACGCGTCGGACCCGGCGTTCTGGTCGAAGGGCTTGGGCGTGATCGAAGGTTTCATTGACGAATTGGAAGCCGCAGGAGGATGA
- a CDS encoding long-chain fatty acid--CoA ligase yields MNYDNWPNLATMFFEIAHREGDKPFLWAKSDGAYRPWSWDRVDRDVRALSAGLTDLGLKSGDRVVLVAENRPEWVIADLAIIAAGGVTVPAYTTNTEALHEHVLKDSSATLAIVADQQLARRLLPACRSAGVTRVVAIEEVEAADGVDVVSWSDALARGKAGATEVEAHAAQVTRKDTACFIYTSGTGGLPKGVVLSHHAVMSNIKSIYIAFEPLLSSKETFLSFLPLSHSYEHTAGLYFPISIGAEIYYAEGADTLITNMPEARPTIMTCVPRLYEVMRQRILSGVNRQGGKKKEFFEKAVVLGTKRLNGERLGILERLQDRVLDKLVRDKVRDRFGGRLKVLVSGGAPLNPDIGTFFSALGLVLLQGYGQTEAAPVVSANLPDRIKMATVGRPLPEVEVRIAEDGEILVRGGLLMDGYWNNPEATAEALKDGWLHTGDIGEFDDEGFLSITDRKKDLIVNSGGDNIAPQRVEGILNMEPEIAQSMVYGDKRPYLAAVVVPDDAYLIAFAKRHNLGPKLAALADEPALLSEMKAVIDRANAHLSAIEKVKRVMVASEAFTVDNGLMTPTLKVRRHAVKEVYGSALESLYG; encoded by the coding sequence ATGAACTATGACAACTGGCCGAACCTGGCCACGATGTTCTTCGAAATCGCGCACCGCGAAGGCGACAAGCCTTTTCTGTGGGCCAAATCGGACGGAGCCTACAGACCCTGGAGTTGGGACAGGGTCGACCGCGATGTCCGCGCGCTCTCTGCAGGACTGACCGATCTCGGCCTGAAGAGTGGCGACCGGGTCGTCCTCGTCGCCGAAAACCGGCCGGAATGGGTCATTGCCGATCTCGCCATCATTGCAGCGGGTGGCGTCACGGTCCCCGCCTACACGACCAACACCGAAGCGCTGCACGAGCATGTGCTGAAGGACAGCAGTGCGACACTGGCGATCGTGGCAGACCAGCAGCTTGCCCGGCGTCTGCTTCCGGCCTGCAGGTCGGCCGGTGTCACACGCGTTGTTGCGATCGAGGAGGTCGAGGCGGCCGACGGCGTCGATGTCGTGTCCTGGAGCGATGCGTTGGCCCGTGGAAAGGCTGGTGCCACCGAGGTCGAGGCGCATGCCGCCCAGGTCACCCGCAAGGACACGGCGTGTTTCATCTACACTTCCGGAACCGGCGGCCTGCCCAAGGGCGTGGTCCTCTCGCATCACGCGGTGATGTCGAACATCAAGAGCATCTACATCGCTTTCGAGCCTCTCCTGTCATCGAAGGAGACCTTCCTCTCGTTCCTTCCGCTCTCGCACTCCTACGAACACACCGCGGGGCTCTATTTTCCGATTTCGATCGGCGCGGAGATCTACTACGCCGAAGGTGCCGACACCCTGATCACGAACATGCCCGAGGCGCGCCCGACGATCATGACTTGCGTCCCGCGGCTCTATGAGGTGATGCGCCAGCGCATCCTCTCCGGCGTCAACCGGCAGGGCGGAAAGAAGAAGGAGTTCTTCGAGAAGGCCGTCGTGCTGGGCACGAAGCGGCTCAACGGGGAACGCCTGGGCATCCTCGAACGCCTGCAGGACCGGGTGCTCGACAAGCTGGTGCGCGACAAGGTGCGCGATCGCTTCGGTGGCCGGCTCAAGGTGCTGGTTTCGGGTGGCGCACCCCTCAACCCCGACATCGGCACGTTCTTCTCCGCTCTGGGCCTGGTGCTGCTCCAGGGATACGGCCAGACGGAAGCGGCACCTGTCGTCTCAGCCAACCTGCCCGACAGGATCAAGATGGCCACCGTCGGGCGGCCGTTGCCCGAGGTCGAGGTGAGGATCGCCGAGGACGGAGAGATTCTGGTTCGCGGCGGCCTCCTGATGGATGGCTACTGGAACAACCCCGAGGCCACGGCCGAAGCGCTCAAGGACGGCTGGCTCCACACCGGCGACATCGGCGAGTTCGACGACGAAGGTTTCCTCAGCATCACCGACCGGAAGAAGGACCTCATCGTCAATTCCGGCGGCGACAACATCGCGCCACAGCGTGTCGAGGGCATTCTGAACATGGAGCCCGAGATCGCGCAGTCCATGGTGTACGGCGACAAGCGGCCCTACCTGGCGGCCGTCGTGGTGCCGGACGATGCTTATCTGATCGCGTTCGCCAAGCGCCACAATCTGGGTCCCAAGCTGGCCGCCCTAGCAGACGAACCGGCTCTCCTCTCCGAGATGAAGGCCGTGATTGACCGGGCCAACGCGCACCTCTCTGCGATCGAGAAGGTCAAGCGAGTGATGGTGGCGTCCGAGGCCTTCACGGTCGACAACGGGCTGATGACGCCGACGTTGAAGGTGCGCCGCCATGCCGTGAAAGAGGTCTACGGCTCCGCCCTTGAGTCGCTCTACGGATAA